From the genome of Candidatus Poribacteria bacterium:
TAAAGTTTACGTCACAGTTGACGAGGTTCCTCGCGAAGGGGATTGGTCTGTCAATATCAACATGCGCCTCGTCTTAAACGATAGAATCGTTGTGTATCAAGGACACAGTCAACTTCTCTTTTCGGGTCGTGACCGTGCCAATGTCTCGCCTATCACGGTGAAGGCTGTTATCCATCGATTCGTAGCAACATTCGAAGTAACCAGCGAAGCTAGGCTGACAGAGGTAGGGTATCTGGAGAATGGGCATATCATCGTCGATGCTGGTGAATCAAAAGATACGCTTTACGGTATCTCCTCCGTCAGATGGGACTGGGGAGATGGGGAACAGACCGAATATAGTCCCGACTTGACCGCTAAGCATACTTACATTGAAGTGGGAAACTATCTCGTTACACTCACCGTGAAAAACAACGCGCCGGTTCCCAAAAGTACGGTGTATCAAAAGGTGGTCCAAGTTTCAGTTCAGCAACAGATACGCTTTGAAACGGATGGTGCCGTTATGCACCTGATTCCTGCTGGTGAATTTGAGATGGGCGACCATTTTGGAGAAGGACAAAGCGATGAACGTCCGGTTCACACGGTGTATCTTGATGTCTTTTATATGGACGAGACAGAGGTTACTAACGCTATGTACAGGGCGTTTGTTGAGGCAACTGGATATAGCAACATACCATTTCACTGGAACAAGGCAGATGATTTAGGTCGTCTGAGCAAACCACATTATCCCGTCATTTATGTGAGTTGGCACGATGCGATGGCGTATGCGAAATGGGCGGGCAAACGGCTGCCAACTGAGGCTGAATGGGAATATGCCGCACGAGGTGGGCAGGTCGGTAGGCGATATCCATGGGGGAATGAAGCTAGCCATGCGAAAGCCAATTATAGCGGAGAAGTGGAACCTGATATATGGTATTGGCCCGCACCTGTTAAGAGATTT
Proteins encoded in this window:
- a CDS encoding SUMF1/EgtB/PvdO family nonheme iron enzyme, yielding MKAIITLLIIGLTVFLWGCGDDTEETTSVEIPILLKNVREEGMYAVNVTITSTGMKPIRTEQDLAIQTDRDKVYVTVDEVPREGDWSVNINMRLVLNDRIVVYQGHSQLLFSGRDRANVSPITVKAVIHRFVATFEVTSEARLTEVGYLENGHIIVDAGESKDTLYGISSVRWDWGDGEQTEYSPDLTAKHTYIEVGNYLVTLTVKNNAPVPKSTVYQKVVQVSVQQQIRFETDGAVMHLIPAGEFEMGDHFGEGQSDERPVHTVYLDVFYMDETEVTNAMYRAFVEATGYSNIPFHWNKADDLGRLSKPHYPVIYVSWHDAMAYAKWAGKRLPTEAEWEYAARGGQVGRRYPWGNEASHAKANYSGEVEPDIWYWPAPVKRFPQNDYGLYDMAGNVWEWCMDEYDRDFYTTSPRNNPVAGGLIPLTDNDFRALTAHRVWRGGAWDGGSTSITVSNRSKSAPNSRFLKTGFRCVFPLKSQSLEEAR